The following coding sequences are from one Planctomycetota bacterium window:
- a CDS encoding mechanosensitive ion channel has product MPTPPKPPRRPRRRPPRCAKRCRRRSRRMPRRSPSSKRSARYSATSSASSSTNRRRRGAIRPSSASTPPPSAALEINVNPILALIGGAAFVIGLALQGTLANFAHGLLILAYRPYDVGDVIDAGGVSGIVDSMNMLATKIRTFDNKIMIVPNSKIGGDTITNASASDTRRVDLTFGIGYGDDTDKAQAILERILAEHPLILKDPAPVVKLHQLADSAVNFVVRPWTKGGDYWTVYWDVTAAVKRELDRQGISIPFPQHDIHIHQVKA; this is encoded by the coding sequence ATGCCGACGCCACCGAAGCCGCCAAGGAGGCCCCGTCGGAGGCCGCCGAGGTGCGCGAAAAGGTGCAGGAGAAGGTCCAGGAGGATGCCGAGACGATCGCCAAGCTCCAAGAGGAGCGCACGCTACTCGGCGACCAGCTCCGCGTCGTCCTCGACGAATAGGAGAAGAAGGGGGGCGATCCGGCCGAGTTCCGCCTCTACGCCACCGCCGTCAGCGGCGCTCGAGATCAACGTCAATCCGATCCTCGCCCTGATCGGCGGAGCCGCGTTCGTCATCGGGCTGGCGCTGCAGGGCACGCTCGCCAACTTCGCCCACGGGCTGCTGATCCTCGCCTACCGCCCCTACGACGTCGGCGACGTGATCGACGCGGGCGGCGTGAGCGGGATCGTCGACTCGATGAACATGCTGGCGACGAAGATCCGCACGTTCGACAACAAGATCATGATCGTCCCCAACAGCAAGATCGGCGGCGACACGATCACCAACGCCTCCGCCAGCGACACGCGTCGCGTCGATCTCACTTTCGGCATCGGCTACGGCGACGACACCGACAAGGCCCAGGCGATCCTCGAGCGGATCCTCGCCGAGCACCCGCTGATCCTCAAGGACCCGGCGCCGGTCGTGAAGCTCCACCAGCTCGCCGATTCGGCGGTCAATTTCGTCGTCCGGCCGTGGACCAAGGGGGGCGACTACTGGACCGTCTACTGGGACGTGACCGCGGCGGTGAAGCGCGAGCTCGACCGCCAGGGGATCTCGATCCCGTTCCCCCAGCACGACATCCACATCCACCAGGTCAAGGCCTGA